The Abyssicoccus albus genome includes a region encoding these proteins:
- a CDS encoding SDR family NAD(P)-dependent oxidoreductase, translating into MTKVIWITGATSGFGLAVTLKLLRETEHVICVSARSKDKSQWLSEQGAHSYRCDMSNYEQIQQTVKGITSDHGRIDVVCCNAGYGVYGPIEAVPHDAMVKQFEVNVFGVVDCIREVLPQMRARRSGRIVLTSSSAAYVSSAGMGYYASTKHSIKAIGTALRQEVKPFNIEVSMIEPGVVKTAFKDRAMENQYVDSSPKDYQQKMQQVKRFMLNSMEKAPTVERTRNQMIHAILDDKPRAIYKSTASSHILCNLSKWAPPKIYDTIINKGVEILSK; encoded by the coding sequence ATGACGAAAGTAATTTGGATTACAGGTGCCACAAGTGGATTTGGATTAGCCGTGACGTTAAAGCTTTTAAGAGAGACCGAACACGTGATATGTGTCAGTGCAAGGTCTAAGGATAAATCACAGTGGTTGAGTGAACAAGGGGCACATAGTTACCGGTGTGATATGTCAAATTATGAACAGATTCAACAAACTGTGAAGGGCATAACGTCAGATCATGGACGAATCGATGTCGTATGTTGTAACGCAGGCTATGGAGTATACGGACCAATCGAAGCGGTGCCACATGATGCAATGGTGAAACAATTTGAAGTGAATGTGTTCGGCGTGGTGGACTGTATTCGCGAAGTATTACCACAAATGAGAGCGCGTCGAAGCGGACGAATTGTGTTAACAAGCTCTAGTGCTGCTTATGTATCCAGTGCGGGAATGGGTTATTATGCATCGACGAAACATAGTATTAAAGCGATTGGTACAGCATTAAGACAAGAAGTTAAACCGTTCAATATAGAGGTCTCAATGATTGAGCCAGGTGTCGTTAAGACCGCATTTAAAGATCGTGCAATGGAGAATCAATATGTAGACTCAAGTCCTAAAGATTATCAACAGAAGATGCAACAAGTGAAACGATTCATGTTGAATTCGATGGAGAAAGCACCAACTGTTGAACGAACGAGAAACCAGATGATTCACGCTATTTTAGATGACAAACCAAGAGCTATTTACAAGTCTACAGCATCTTCTCATATCTTATGTAATTTATCGAAATGGGCACCACCTAAGATATATGACACAATCATAAATAAAGGTGTGGAGATTTTAAGTAAATAA
- a CDS encoding ATP-binding cassette domain-containing protein codes for MNQIEVINSRVNNLKNVSVNIPKHQITVFTGRSGSGKSSLLFNTIAYESNRLLNETYSSHIQYQLPQYNKPDVDEIRNLPVSIIIDQKRLGGNSRSTVGTISDIYSTVRLFYSRMAEPFVGYSNVYSFNNKEGMCTTCDGLGFIDDIDIDELIHWDRSLNEDAINFPSFKPDSWRGKRYLYSGLFDNDKPIKDYSEDELNNFLYSPQRTLKDAPEKWPKTAKFEGLVVRFRRNFLLNENFENKRFKKDIDRVVTQKKCPECQGQRLNHEVLRATINGMNIMDFCELSIYDAIQCVKTLHHKEAQHVIDRLYDQLIRLEEIGLGYLSLSRETNTLSGGESQRLKLVKHLNSALSDIVYIIDEPSVGLHPQDIIKINAIIQSLKDKGNTVLIVEHDPDVIRIADYVIDLGPYAGSEGGEIMYSGAYESLLNARNDTAYALTKKHKLNDSPRTSKQHTTLTNVTKHNLKIEHINIPTDVFTVVTGVAGSGKSTLIVDVLPKHLEQSIVINQKAVTQSSRSNLLTYLDIFDEVRTFFSNRTDLSKGYFSYNSKGACPKCNGKGVIKTELAFMGNSEHRCEECNGLRYNEKTLSTYVDGYNISNILHMTASKAIDFFEGYDKIIHTLQQLNVTGLGYMTLGQTLDTLSGGELQRLKLSQHLLKATTPSTFIFDEPTTGLHEQDIPVLMDCFKMMIEEGHGIIVIEHNLSIMTEADWLIDIGPAAGQRGGQIMVEGLLQDVIDDKESVTMKHLRRYISQS; via the coding sequence ATGAATCAAATTGAAGTCATAAATAGCCGTGTCAACAACTTAAAAAATGTCAGTGTCAATATACCAAAGCACCAAATTACCGTCTTTACTGGAAGAAGTGGCTCTGGTAAATCATCACTGCTATTTAACACAATCGCCTACGAATCGAATAGATTGCTCAACGAGACATACTCTAGCCATATCCAATATCAGCTTCCCCAGTACAATAAACCTGATGTTGATGAAATTCGAAACTTACCTGTCTCTATTATTATCGATCAAAAGCGTCTCGGAGGGAATTCACGGTCTACAGTCGGCACAATATCAGACATCTATTCGACTGTCAGATTGTTCTACTCTAGAATGGCAGAACCGTTTGTCGGATATTCAAATGTCTATAGCTTCAATAATAAAGAAGGCATGTGTACAACATGCGATGGATTAGGGTTTATCGATGATATAGATATCGATGAACTCATTCATTGGGACCGTTCATTAAATGAAGATGCAATCAACTTCCCATCCTTTAAGCCTGATAGTTGGAGAGGTAAACGTTACTTGTATTCAGGTCTATTCGATAATGATAAACCGATTAAAGACTATTCAGAAGATGAACTCAATAATTTCCTATATTCTCCTCAACGAACGTTGAAAGATGCACCGGAAAAATGGCCAAAGACTGCAAAGTTCGAAGGATTAGTTGTTCGCTTTAGACGAAATTTCTTACTCAATGAAAACTTCGAAAACAAACGATTTAAGAAAGACATTGATCGTGTAGTCACTCAAAAGAAATGTCCAGAATGTCAAGGCCAACGTTTGAACCATGAGGTATTGCGTGCAACGATTAACGGTATGAACATTATGGACTTTTGTGAATTATCGATTTATGATGCGATTCAATGCGTTAAAACATTACATCACAAAGAAGCACAACACGTCATCGATCGACTGTATGATCAATTAATTCGATTAGAGGAAATTGGTCTTGGTTATTTGTCGCTTTCACGTGAAACAAATACACTATCAGGTGGTGAGTCACAACGATTAAAGCTTGTAAAACATTTGAACAGTGCACTGAGTGATATCGTGTATATCATAGATGAACCAAGTGTTGGGCTTCACCCACAAGACATTATCAAAATTAATGCGATTATCCAATCGTTAAAAGATAAAGGAAATACCGTTTTAATCGTTGAACATGATCCGGATGTCATTCGCATCGCTGATTACGTCATCGACCTTGGTCCATATGCTGGAAGTGAAGGCGGAGAAATTATGTATAGTGGGGCTTATGAGTCATTACTTAATGCTCGAAATGATACAGCATACGCCTTAACAAAAAAGCACAAACTTAATGATTCACCAAGAACATCGAAGCAGCATACGACACTTACGAATGTGACCAAGCATAATTTGAAGATAGAGCATATCAATATACCAACAGATGTCTTCACAGTAGTCACTGGTGTTGCAGGATCTGGGAAATCAACACTTATTGTCGATGTGCTACCTAAGCATTTAGAGCAATCAATTGTCATTAACCAAAAAGCAGTGACTCAATCAAGTCGTTCAAATCTATTGACCTATTTAGATATTTTCGATGAAGTTCGGACATTCTTTAGCAATCGAACAGACTTGTCTAAAGGTTACTTCAGTTATAATTCCAAAGGTGCCTGCCCTAAATGTAATGGTAAAGGGGTCATTAAGACTGAACTTGCCTTTATGGGAAATAGTGAGCATCGGTGTGAAGAATGTAATGGATTACGATATAACGAAAAGACTTTATCTACTTATGTCGATGGATACAATATTTCTAATATTTTGCATATGACCGCATCGAAAGCAATTGATTTTTTCGAAGGATATGACAAAATTATCCACACATTACAGCAACTCAATGTTACAGGATTAGGATATATGACACTTGGACAAACGTTGGATACTTTATCCGGTGGTGAGTTACAACGATTAAAATTATCACAACATTTATTGAAAGCAACGACACCTTCTACATTCATCTTTGATGAACCAACAACTGGGCTTCATGAACAAGATATTCCAGTCTTAATGGATTGCTTTAAAATGATGATTGAAGAAGGACACGGTATCATTGTCATTGAACATAACCTATCCATTATGACTGAAGCAGACTGGCTGATTGATATCGGACCCGCAGCAGGACAACGCGGCGGTCAAATTATGGTTGAAGGACTACTGCAAGATGTCATTGACGATAAAGAATCCGTCACAATGAAACATTTGAGAAGGTATATTTCTCAATCATAA
- a CDS encoding DUF488 domain-containing protein, whose product MIRIKRVYETIDSDQYNVLVDGLWPRGIKKSDLHYDLWAKDIAPSSTLRKWFDHDEDKFEAFANQYKEELKENDSETLKVLIEKSRTDDITLLYAARDTQYNHAIVLKSFLDERN is encoded by the coding sequence ATGATTAGAATAAAGAGAGTATATGAAACAATAGATAGTGATCAATACAATGTCTTAGTCGACGGATTATGGCCTAGAGGGATAAAGAAGTCTGATTTGCATTATGATTTGTGGGCGAAAGATATTGCACCAAGTTCGACACTTAGGAAATGGTTTGATCATGATGAGGATAAGTTTGAAGCATTCGCTAATCAATATAAGGAAGAACTTAAAGAAAATGATAGTGAAACATTGAAAGTATTAATTGAAAAATCACGCACAGACGATATAACGTTGTTATATGCTGCGCGCGATACTCAATATAATCATGCGATTGTGTTGAAATCTTTTTTAGATGAGAGGAACTAG
- a CDS encoding YhgE/Pip domain-containing protein, with product MLQDFKFVFKKPLLLVSLAVISLFPVIYALTFLGAMWDPYDRTGDMQFHIVNEDTGNEDIELGKEIEAELKDNDQLDWQFSTLEKAEEAIKSGESYGYLEIPADASDNAMTFLSESPENVNLKLKTNPGFNFIGSIMSEQVGSVLVETVQKEITETYTKTLISELGSLSDQSDEAQDAIAELKNGAVTLDDGLGQLEDSSAQLKEGADNLESGASQVSEGAGTLYNGEQQFTGQITQLAPMLGNYAQPVQGAQSELENGAGQLNEASTQLAGGASELNSGIGQMNGGISELKAGSSELAEALTEVDTRFNELLAEIEEQNIVFSDEGAEAIASPVNLDIESMVDTQNYAQSFAPLIIAVSLYIGAITFNVVYPMNKIFENKKNVFSQWLSRGLLFLSHSVIITTLLYAAIVWVMQIEIASHWRFYFAMLVWSLVSISIIGLLVMIFGNFGKFLGIVLLIVQLSSSGGTFPIETANNFYQTLYEFLPMAFVVSSFKDAIFGQAFNMEFSTIIYILLAIAAGAYLLVLLVLWLKDKFPKYEEKANKMAKFEN from the coding sequence ATGTTACAGGATTTTAAATTTGTATTTAAAAAACCGTTGTTATTAGTATCTCTTGCAGTCATTTCATTATTTCCGGTTATATATGCATTGACATTTCTCGGTGCAATGTGGGACCCATATGACCGCACAGGCGATATGCAGTTCCATATAGTAAATGAAGATACAGGCAATGAGGATATAGAGCTCGGAAAAGAAATCGAAGCTGAGCTGAAAGATAACGACCAGCTGGACTGGCAATTTTCCACTCTGGAAAAAGCAGAAGAAGCAATTAAAAGCGGAGAATCATACGGATATCTGGAAATCCCTGCAGATGCTTCTGATAATGCCATGACCTTCTTAAGCGAATCACCGGAAAATGTAAACCTTAAACTAAAGACAAATCCGGGATTCAATTTCATCGGTTCAATTATGTCTGAACAAGTCGGTTCAGTCTTAGTCGAAACAGTTCAAAAAGAAATTACAGAAACATATACCAAAACATTGATTAGCGAACTCGGCAGTTTGTCTGACCAGAGTGATGAAGCACAAGATGCCATTGCTGAGCTGAAGAACGGTGCAGTCACACTTGACGATGGACTTGGCCAGCTCGAGGACAGCTCAGCGCAGTTAAAAGAAGGCGCTGACAACCTTGAAAGCGGCGCTTCACAAGTCAGCGAGGGAGCAGGAACACTGTATAATGGTGAACAGCAATTTACAGGACAGATCACTCAGCTGGCACCAATGCTTGGAAATTATGCACAGCCGGTTCAAGGTGCACAGTCAGAACTTGAAAATGGAGCAGGCCAGTTAAATGAAGCCAGCACACAGCTTGCTGGCGGGGCTTCTGAATTGAATTCAGGTATTGGGCAAATGAACGGCGGTATCAGCGAGTTGAAAGCAGGCTCCAGCGAATTGGCAGAAGCACTTACAGAGGTTGATACCAGATTTAACGAGCTGCTTGCGGAAATAGAAGAGCAGAATATTGTTTTCAGTGATGAGGGAGCAGAAGCGATTGCAAGTCCTGTTAACCTGGATATTGAGTCCATGGTGGATACACAAAACTATGCGCAGAGTTTTGCACCGTTAATTATTGCAGTCAGCCTGTATATCGGAGCTATTACATTTAATGTTGTATACCCGATGAATAAAATATTCGAAAATAAGAAAAATGTATTCAGCCAGTGGCTCAGCCGCGGTCTGCTGTTTTTATCTCACTCGGTAATCATTACAACTCTGCTGTATGCTGCAATTGTCTGGGTAATGCAGATTGAAATTGCCAGCCACTGGAGATTTTACTTTGCGATGCTTGTATGGTCTCTCGTTTCCATTTCCATTATAGGATTGCTGGTAATGATATTCGGCAACTTCGGAAAATTCCTCGGAATCGTGCTGCTGATTGTACAGTTATCATCAAGCGGCGGAACTTTCCCGATAGAAACTGCAAACAATTTCTATCAAACGCTTTATGAATTCCTGCCGATGGCATTCGTCGTGTCCAGCTTTAAAGATGCGATTTTCGGCCAGGCATTTAACATGGAATTCAGCACAATAATATATATCCTGCTAGCAATAGCTGCAGGTGCTTATCTGCTCGTATTGTTAGTATTATGGCTGAAAGATAAATTCCCTAAGTATGAAGAAAAAGCGAATAAAATGGCCAAATTTGAAAACTAA
- a CDS encoding ArsR/SmtB family transcription factor: MSENWCTPKPKLTERPLLDTENAEGLSETFKILSNGTRLRILHTLLRTPNASVSEVAEQLEMKPQAISNQLQRLIDKDIVRSIREGNFIRYRIVDNCVVSLLDRGWCLTEDLPK, encoded by the coding sequence ATGTCTGAAAACTGGTGTACACCAAAACCAAAACTAACGGAACGCCCCTTATTAGATACAGAGAACGCTGAAGGTTTAAGTGAGACCTTTAAAATACTTTCTAACGGGACACGGCTTAGAATACTGCATACCTTGCTTCGAACTCCAAATGCATCTGTTAGCGAGGTGGCAGAACAGCTTGAAATGAAACCTCAAGCCATTTCCAACCAACTTCAACGATTGATTGATAAAGACATCGTTCGCAGTATTCGTGAAGGCAATTTTATTCGGTACCGAATTGTTGATAATTGCGTCGTTAGTCTATTAGATCGAGGTTGGTGTTTAACCGAAGATTTACCTAAATAA
- a CDS encoding TetR/AcrR family transcriptional regulator, producing MPSMKDKRSIILKSAKELFDQYGIENTRISAIVKKSKIAQGTFYLYFKSKQDLLSKLSIDSIQEYSDYLKEHTDVEQGVYYLLELSIDRIITMSKDSPKLTLIVFASVNEVMEESDWEMLYEPLRTVLKERLLYSMKAGDVRSDLNVEYTITFIISLIESTAKRFITVQHDDDIDRYKKELIEFIMNAIQ from the coding sequence ATGCCGTCTATGAAGGACAAACGTAGTATAATTTTGAAGAGTGCAAAAGAGTTATTTGATCAATATGGTATTGAAAATACAAGAATTTCTGCAATTGTTAAGAAATCAAAAATTGCACAAGGAACTTTCTATTTATATTTCAAAAGTAAACAAGACTTATTATCTAAATTAAGTATTGATAGTATTCAAGAGTATAGTGATTATTTAAAAGAACATACAGATGTTGAACAAGGTGTCTATTACTTATTAGAGTTATCCATTGATCGAATTATTACAATGTCAAAAGACAGTCCAAAATTAACATTGATTGTGTTTGCAAGTGTGAATGAAGTGATGGAAGAGTCAGATTGGGAGATGTTATATGAACCTCTCAGAACGGTCCTAAAGGAGCGATTATTATATTCCATGAAAGCTGGGGATGTTAGAAGTGATCTGAATGTAGAATATACGATTACTTTCATTATCTCATTAATTGAGTCAACGGCTAAGCGATTTATTACCGTTCAACATGATGACGATATCGATCGATATAAAAAAGAGTTGATTGAATTTATTATGAATGCAATTCAATAA
- a CDS encoding sulfite exporter TauE/SafE family protein, producing MDVVLIVITLLIGVIGGFIAGLVGIGGAIIIYPMIILIPPLFGLEGFTAYTASGLTSAQVFFSTLSGTNRARKRPFFNLRLVGYMGVGMIVGSIIGAIISQHFTEQMINYVYIAVSILAIMLMIWKVKPTISASIRVHWSMAIVGVFIGLISGVIGAGGAFIIIPILLTVYKLPMNTVVTNSIVIAFISSIGAFVMKLFQGFVPLEHAIWMVIGSLVMAPIGMKVGEKVPDAVQKAIIIILIAIAIIQLLT from the coding sequence ATGGATGTAGTGCTTATCGTCATTACATTATTAATCGGTGTCATCGGAGGGTTTATTGCTGGTTTAGTAGGTATTGGTGGTGCGATTATTATTTATCCAATGATCATACTGATTCCACCGTTATTTGGGTTAGAAGGTTTTACAGCATATACTGCATCAGGGTTAACGAGTGCCCAAGTTTTTTTTAGTACACTGAGTGGTACGAATCGAGCACGTAAAAGACCATTCTTTAATTTGCGATTGGTTGGTTATATGGGTGTTGGAATGATTGTTGGGAGTATTATTGGAGCAATTATTTCACAACACTTCACAGAACAGATGATTAACTATGTATACATTGCTGTCAGCATATTAGCTATTATGTTGATGATATGGAAGGTTAAGCCAACTATTTCTGCAAGTATTCGAGTCCATTGGTCAATGGCCATTGTAGGTGTATTTATTGGTCTTATCTCAGGTGTGATTGGCGCCGGTGGAGCATTTATTATTATCCCGATACTCCTTACGGTATATAAATTACCGATGAATACAGTTGTCACGAATAGTATTGTCATTGCATTTATCTCTTCTATAGGCGCATTTGTCATGAAGTTATTCCAAGGATTTGTTCCACTAGAACATGCAATATGGATGGTTATAGGAAGTCTTGTGATGGCTCCGATTGGAATGAAAGTTGGAGAAAAAGTTCCAGACGCAGTCCAAAAAGCAATCATCATTATATTAATTGCCATTGCGATTATACAGTTATTAACTTAA
- a CDS encoding TOBE domain-containing protein: MNIFDGIFDGELLKIGNTNIKVAEADKHILKEHGYTDKKIKFGIRPENVQEYQQLSKPEEASPFDIKVRVNELLGSEFMIYSELEGEEIVARVDAHNQNKPGDTMTFAFDMDKGHFFDFDTGERITDN, encoded by the coding sequence ATGAATATATTCGATGGTATATTTGACGGGGAACTTTTAAAAATCGGCAATACAAATATTAAGGTTGCGGAAGCTGACAAGCATATACTGAAAGAGCATGGGTATACAGATAAGAAAATTAAATTTGGCATCCGTCCTGAGAATGTTCAGGAGTATCAGCAGCTTTCTAAGCCGGAAGAAGCATCACCGTTCGATATAAAAGTCAGGGTGAATGAACTGCTTGGTTCGGAATTTATGATTTACTCCGAACTTGAAGGAGAAGAGATTGTAGCAAGGGTAGATGCGCATAACCAAAATAAACCCGGCGACACAATGACCTTTGCCTTTGATATGGATAAAGGGCATTTCTTTGATTTCGATACAGGAGAAAGAATTACAGATAATTAA
- a CDS encoding SACOL1771 family peroxiredoxin yields MMIHRFELKGRWTGGRNSQGTIKMDALDSDVSIPESMDGPGVGTNPDEMLLGAASTCYLITLAAILESSRVQFDSIELNSVAHVETDKGIPTFKEIIHDPTIIGLHSYEQTDAKIQRIFAKAESSCMISRAIEGNVKVTVK; encoded by the coding sequence ATTATGATACACCGTTTTGAATTGAAAGGGAGATGGACAGGCGGTCGAAATAGCCAAGGTACGATCAAGATGGATGCGTTGGACAGTGACGTATCCATTCCTGAATCAATGGATGGACCAGGTGTCGGAACGAATCCTGATGAAATGCTATTAGGTGCTGCGTCAACGTGTTATTTAATTACACTCGCAGCAATATTAGAGTCAAGTCGGGTTCAGTTCGATTCAATTGAATTAAATTCAGTCGCGCATGTTGAAACAGATAAAGGGATTCCAACGTTTAAAGAGATTATACACGACCCGACAATTATTGGCTTACATTCATATGAACAAACCGATGCAAAAATTCAACGTATATTTGCGAAGGCAGAATCATCGTGTATGATTAGTCGAGCAATAGAAGGGAATGTGAAGGTGACTGTGAAATGA
- a CDS encoding BCCT family transporter: MKDSSDPASKKLSKVFIYSVLIVGTLVVIGAINPKGFGSVAGFIADGVSNYFGWYYMIITSVTLFFCIFLIFSPIGKLKLGKPHHKPEFSTRSWLMMLFSAGMGIGMIFYSTSEPIAHFFAPATADPETEEAMLEAIRATIFHWGAHAWGMYGAVALALAYFQFRKGESGLLSKTLRPILGDRVDGPVGILIDVLTVFATAVGVAVSLGIGTTQINGGLNYLFGVPINIGIQGLIIAVVTVLFLGSAWSGLSKGIKYLSNLNTLLAAVLLLAILILGPTLLILNMLPTAAGEYINTFIARTLDAAPLNNQKNEWLQSWTIYYWAWWLSWSPFVGIFIARVSKGRTVREFILGLLIVPTSIGIIWFTVFGVTGIEIASKVPALVEFGPETQLFAIFNEMPLSVPLSILAIILVSSFFITSADSATFVLSMQTSYGSLRPAASIKVVWGISLSAIAFILLLSGGDTGLEALQSAAIIAALPFSFVIIMMMISFYKDANEERKYLGLTITPNTKRMKEYLEKEEKQYEEQKNAGVDERDL; the protein is encoded by the coding sequence ATGAAAGATTCTTCAGATCCAGCCAGTAAAAAATTGTCGAAAGTATTTATATATTCTGTGCTGATAGTCGGCACACTTGTAGTTATCGGCGCCATAAATCCAAAGGGATTCGGGTCGGTGGCAGGCTTCATAGCAGACGGGGTGAGTAATTACTTCGGATGGTATTACATGATAATCACCTCCGTTACTTTATTCTTTTGTATTTTTCTTATCTTCAGTCCAATTGGCAAATTAAAACTCGGAAAACCGCACCACAAGCCTGAATTCAGTACACGTTCATGGCTGATGATGCTGTTCAGTGCAGGCATGGGTATCGGGATGATATTCTACAGTACATCAGAACCAATCGCCCACTTTTTCGCACCGGCAACTGCCGACCCCGAAACAGAGGAGGCAATGCTGGAAGCAATCAGAGCAACCATATTTCACTGGGGTGCACATGCTTGGGGAATGTACGGTGCTGTTGCACTTGCTCTGGCTTACTTTCAGTTCAGAAAAGGTGAGTCGGGTCTCCTGTCAAAAACTTTACGTCCTATACTTGGTGATAGAGTAGACGGACCAGTCGGAATACTTATAGATGTCCTGACTGTATTTGCAACTGCGGTCGGAGTCGCTGTATCTTTAGGTATCGGCACAACTCAAATCAACGGCGGCCTGAATTACTTGTTTGGTGTCCCGATTAACATCGGTATCCAGGGGCTTATTATCGCCGTCGTCACTGTCTTGTTTCTAGGCAGTGCCTGGAGCGGTCTAAGTAAAGGAATTAAATACCTGAGCAATTTGAATACGCTTCTCGCCGCTGTCCTGCTGCTGGCTATTCTTATACTGGGGCCGACGCTTCTTATCTTGAATATGCTGCCGACAGCTGCCGGCGAGTATATTAATACATTTATAGCAAGAACGCTCGATGCAGCTCCTTTAAACAATCAGAAAAACGAGTGGCTCCAGTCATGGACTATTTACTACTGGGCATGGTGGCTCAGCTGGAGTCCTTTTGTCGGCATTTTTATCGCACGGGTATCAAAAGGACGTACAGTGCGTGAATTTATTTTAGGACTGCTTATTGTGCCGACCTCTATCGGTATCATCTGGTTTACTGTATTTGGTGTTACCGGCATTGAAATTGCGAGCAAGGTACCGGCGCTTGTAGAATTCGGCCCGGAAACTCAGTTATTCGCTATTTTTAATGAGATGCCTTTGAGCGTTCCTCTGTCGATTCTCGCGATTATTTTAGTATCGTCATTCTTTATTACGTCAGCGGACTCCGCAACCTTTGTACTCAGCATGCAAACATCATATGGTTCACTTCGCCCTGCAGCAAGTATTAAGGTCGTGTGGGGCATCAGCTTGTCAGCTATTGCTTTTATACTGCTATTATCAGGCGGAGATACCGGACTTGAAGCCCTGCAGTCCGCAGCGATTATCGCTGCACTGCCATTCAGCTTCGTCATTATCATGATGATGATTTCCTTCTATAAGGATGCAAACGAAGAAAGAAAATATCTTGGCTTAACGATAACGCCAAATACGAAACGTATGAAAGAATATCTTGAAAAAGAAGAAAAACAATATGAAGAGCAAAAAAATGCAGGTGTCGATGAAAGAGATCTGTAA
- a CDS encoding sodium-dependent transporter yields MQSGNQFGSKLGFILSAAGSAIGLGAVWKFPYMTAHHGGGAFLFIFILLTLLIGLPLLLAEFVLGRSKKTYPVKTFELLGGKKHYKIIGMLGQLAVLLLLSFYSVIGGWILIYIVLTIGDIIGLNTLNSSGDLFNSVIGHSMMVIVAQGAFIFITALIVGRGIESGIEKASKIMMPLLFVSFIIIVIRSLTLDGAMEGVQFFLQPNFSSLSSESLIYALGQSFFALSLGVTGMMTYAAYLDDETSLVNSGISIVSMNIVISILAGLAIFPATFALGIDVEEGGPGLLFIVLPQVFEQIPFGTLFYLLFLMLFLFATLTSALSMIEINVSNVIKEQTSKRMSTSMIIGLVAFIIGIPSALSFGVLGDVQLFGKSIFDTMDYSVSNILLPVGALLITLFVGYIMDKNIIKSQLNVTDSSISKTMYTIWMIIIRFVLPIIIIFVFLNNLIN; encoded by the coding sequence ATGCAAAGTGGAAATCAATTCGGATCAAAACTCGGATTCATATTAAGTGCTGCCGGCAGTGCGATAGGACTTGGAGCCGTATGGAAATTCCCATATATGACTGCCCATCATGGCGGCGGCGCGTTTCTATTCATCTTTATCTTATTAACATTGCTCATTGGATTACCGTTGCTTCTTGCTGAATTCGTACTTGGTCGAAGTAAAAAAACATACCCCGTCAAAACATTTGAACTGTTAGGTGGAAAAAAACACTATAAAATCATTGGAATGCTAGGACAACTCGCAGTGTTACTACTATTATCTTTCTATAGTGTCATTGGAGGCTGGATCTTAATCTATATCGTACTCACGATTGGAGATATTATCGGACTGAATACACTCAATTCATCTGGAGATTTATTTAACAGTGTAATCGGTCATAGTATGATGGTTATTGTTGCTCAAGGTGCTTTCATCTTCATTACTGCTTTAATCGTTGGACGAGGCATCGAATCAGGTATAGAGAAGGCTAGTAAAATTATGATGCCTTTACTCTTTGTCTCATTCATTATCATCGTCATTCGTTCACTCACATTAGATGGTGCGATGGAAGGTGTTCAGTTTTTTTTACAACCGAATTTCAGTTCATTATCTAGTGAAAGTTTGATCTATGCACTTGGACAGTCATTCTTTGCATTATCATTAGGTGTTACTGGAATGATGACATATGCTGCCTACTTAGATGATGAAACAAGCTTGGTCAACTCAGGCATCTCTATCGTCAGTATGAACATTGTTATCTCAATCCTTGCAGGTCTTGCAATATTCCCTGCAACATTCGCCTTAGGCATCGATGTAGAAGAAGGTGGACCAGGACTATTATTTATCGTATTACCACAAGTGTTCGAACAGATTCCATTCGGCACACTGTTTTACCTGTTATTCTTAATGTTGTTCTTATTCGCAACGTTAACATCTGCGTTATCAATGATTGAAATTAACGTATCAAATGTCATTAAGGAACAGACATCTAAACGAATGTCCACTTCAATGATTATAGGATTAGTCGCATTTATTATCGGCATCCCTTCTGCTTTATCATTTGGAGTCCTTGGCGATGTTCAGCTCTTCGGTAAATCCATATTCGATACTATGGATTACTCAGTATCTAATATATTACTACCAGTTGGTGCGTTACTTATAACGTTATTTGTCGGTTACATTATGGATAAAAACATCATCAAATCTCAACTAAACGTCACAGATTCATCGATTAGCAAGACAATGTACACAATATGGATGATTATCATTCGATTTGTATTACCGATTATCATTATCTTTGTATTTCTTAATAATTTGATTAACTAG